The following are from one region of the Brachyhypopomus gauderio isolate BG-103 unplaced genomic scaffold, BGAUD_0.2 sc47, whole genome shotgun sequence genome:
- the ksr1a gene encoding kinase suppressor of Ras 1 isoform X3: protein MDCVNGRRGMMVGSGERDGGTGAAMAALHQCELIQNMIEISISSLRGLRTKCAASNDLTQQEIRTLEVKLMKYICKQLHCKLKVPEADRPQALDSYPRLGDWLRIINLRPELIEAVPVKLSLDALLEMPGAQVRETMRRLGSSTEECARLSAALSCLKSATESGEFKEDGGCWLSEPTRRDSGGLTTADHIPLLGGPLRPHSPSPLARQPATPSTPLAPLPHPRHVLSAAEAHVSHGYADSLTDPSPYYSSRPVRLHGHTSTPPITPPSKRRHRLKPPCTPPPPSRKVLHLLPNITLTRSKSHESQLGNRIEDTPTIKCRKKNKLFLNVQINGNGCEDTSSRSPLLNARTPGAVPAAVPATAPYTLPGTPTLLEEYGGLRKSHAILPQRLLCVFGKERKILDVSLFSVSSLRPTPHPHADSIAVHRNSPQAVRRDIGLAVTHRFSTKSWLSQTCQVCQKNMIFGVKCKHCRLKCHNKCTKEAPSCRISFLPITKIRRTESVPSDINNPVDRPSEAPQFGTLPKALTKKEHPPVLNQLDSSSNPSSTTSSTPSSPAPFQQSNPPSATPPPNPSPKGHRDNRFHFPDVSSTSTLHPEPVPDPVETESSAQDAHDELAEHDDGEEEELDDDEEEEDPGMDEEDEEGEEGEEEEEGEEDEGRLDGGSEGEGEGDELDDLPSSRTGGGGGAGGGTHWKGPISRKASQTSVYLQEWDIPFEQLDLGELIGKGRWGRVHRGRWHGEVAVRLLEIDGNNQDHLKLFKKEVMNYRQTRHENVVLFMGACMAPPHLAIITSFCKGRTLYSVVRDTKNILDINKTRQIAQEIVKGMGYLHAKGIVHKDLKSKNVFHDTNKVVITDFGLFGISGVVQEGRRENELKLPHGWICYLAPEIVRKMSPGNSEDRLPFSDAADVYAFGTIWYELQARDWPITNQPVEATIWQVGSGEGINKVLAEISLGKEVTEILSACWSYDPRERPTFTQLADLLEKLPKLNRRLSHPGHFWKSAEYVS, encoded by the exons ATGGACTGTGTGAATGGTAGAAGAGGAATGATGGTCGGAAGCGGTGAGAGGGATGGTGGTACTGGCGCAGCGATGGCCGCGCTACACCAGTGCGAACTCATCCAAAACATGATCGAAATCTCCATCTCCAGCCTGCGAGGGCTCCGGACCAAATGCGCGGCGTCCAACGATCTTACCCAGCAGGAAATACGCACTTTAGAG GTGAAGCTTATGAAGTACATCTGCAAGCAGCTGCACTGCAAGCTGAAGGTGCCGGAGGCTGACAGGCCACAGGCCCTGGACAGCTACCCACGACTGGGGGACTGGCTACGCATCATCAACCTGAGACCCGAGCTCATAGAG GCGGTCCCTGTGAAGTTGTCGTTGGATGCCTTACTGGAGATGCCCGGCGCCCAGGTGCGAGAGACCATGAGGAGGTTGGGCTCCAGTACAGAGGAGTGCGCCCGGCTCAGTGCTGCCCTCTCCTGCCTGAAGAGTGCCACTGAATCAG GAGAGTTTAAGGAGGATGGAGGGTGCTGGCTGTCTGAGCCCACCAGGCGGGACAGTGGTGGCCTGACCACAGCTGATCACATCCCCTTACTGGGCGGGCCCCTCCGgccacacagcccctcccctcttGCTCGACAACCGGCCACGCCCTCCACGCCTcttgcccccctcccccaccctcgcCACGTTCTCTCCGCCGCAGAGGCCCACGTCTCCCACGGTTACGCCGACAGCTTGACGGATCCCAGTCCCTACTATTCCTCCCGGCCCGTCCGTCTTCAtggccacacctccaccccgccCATCACCCCGCCTTCCAAGAGACGGCACCGCCTGAAGCCGCCCTGcactcccccacctccctcccgGAAAGTGCTCCACCTGCTGCCCAACATCACCCTCACACGTAGCAAGAGCCACGAGAGCCAGCTGGGCAATCGCATCGAGGACACGCCCACCATCAA gtgcagGAAGAAGAACAAGCTCTTCCTGAACGTCCAGATCAATGGTAACGGGTGTGAGGACACTTCGTCCCGTTCCCCACTGCTGAACGCCCGCACGCCCGGAGCTGTGCCCGCCGCTGTGCCCGCCACCGCCCCCTACACTCTCCCAGGGACCCCCACGCTGCTGGAGGAGTATGGAGGCCTGAGGA AGAGTCATGCAATACTCCCTCAAAGGCTGCTTTGTGTCTTTGGGAAGGAAAGAAAGATTCTGGACgtgtctctcttctctgtctcctccctccgccccacacctcacccacacGCAGATAGCATAGCTGTCCACCGCAACTCTCCCCAGGCTGTGAGGCGAGACATCGGCCTGGCCGTCACTCACAG GTTCTCCACCAAGTCCTGGCTCTCACAGACCTGTCAAGTATGCCAAAAGAACATGATCTTTGGAGTGAAGTGCAAACACTGCAG GTTAAAGTGTCATAATAAATGTACAAAAGAAGCTCCTTCCTGCAGAATATCATTCCTCCCAA TCACTAAAATAAGGAGGACTGAGTCCGTACCATCAGACATCAACAACCCGGTGGACCGGCCGTCCGAGGCACCACAGTTTGGCACTCTGCCAAAGGCATTAACCAAGAAG gaacaTCCACCTGTGCTGAATCAGCTGGACTCCAGCAGTAAcccatcctccaccacctcctccacaccctcctctcCTGCCCCCTTCCAACAGAGCAACCCCCCCAgtgccaccccaccccccaacccatcaCCCAAGGGTCACCGTGACAACCGCTTCCACTTCCCAG ATGTGTCCAGCACCAGCACTCTTCACCCAGAACCCGTCCCAGATCCAGT CGAGACCGAATCGTCAGCACAGGATGCGCATGATGAACTGGCAGAGCACGATGATGGGGAG GAGGAAGAGTTGGATgacgatgaggaagaggaagacccAGGCATGGATGAGGAGGAcgaagagggagaggagggagaagaggaagaggagggagaagaggatGAGGGCAGGCTGGACGGTGGCtcagagggagagggtgagggagatgaGCTGGACGACCTGCCTAGTTCACGTActgggggtgggggcggggccggaGGCGGGACCCACTGGAAGGGCCCGATCTCGCGCAAGGCCAGCCAGACCAGCGTGTACCTGCAGGAGTGGGACATCCCCTTCGAGCAGCTGGACCTGGGCGAGCTGATTGGTAAGGGGCGCTGGGGCAGGGTGCATCGCGGCCGCTGGCACGGGGAGGTGGCCGTCCGCTTGCTGGAGATCGACGGGAACAACCAGGACCACCTGAAGCTCTTCAAGAAGGAGGTGATGAACTACCGGCAGACCAGGCACGAGAACGTGGTGCTGTTCATGGGAGCCTGCATGGCACCTCCTCACCTAGCCATCATTACCAG TTTCTGTAAAGGCCGGACTTTGTATTCAGTTGTGAGAGATACAAAGAACATCTTGGACATCAACAAGACAAGACAGATTGCCCAAGAGATTGTGAAG GGAATGGGCTATTTGCACGCAAAGGGCATTGTGCACAAGGACCTGAAGTCTAAGAACGTCTTTCATGACACCAACAAAGTGGTGATAACAGACTTTGGCCTTTTTGGGATCTCTGGAGTTGTTCAGGAGGGAAG GCGGGAGAACGAACTGAAGCTTCCCCATGGTTGGATTTGCTATCTGGCTCCAGAGATTGTGCGTAAGATGAGTCCAGGCAACAGCGAGGACCGCCTGCCTTTCTCAGACGCCGCCGATGTCTACGCCTTTGG CACTATATGGTACGAGCTGCAGGCGCGGGACTGGCCAATCACCAACCAGCCAGTGGAAGCCACCATCTGGCAGGTGGGCAGCGGAGAGGGCATCAACAAGGTGCTAGCAGAGATCAGCCTTGGCAAGGAGGTCACG GAGATCCTGTCGGCCTGCTGGTCGTATGACCCACGCGAGCGACCCACCTTCACGCAGCTGGCTGACCTACTGGAGAAGCTGCCCAAGCTGAACCGTAGGCTGTCCCACCCGGGCCACTTCTGGAAGTCCGCAGAGTACGTATCCTAG
- the ksr1a gene encoding kinase suppressor of Ras 1 isoform X1, with amino-acid sequence MDCVNGRRGMMVGSGERDGGTGAAMAALHQCELIQNMIEISISSLRGLRTKCAASNDLTQQEIRTLEVKLMKYICKQLHCKLKVPEADRPQALDSYPRLGDWLRIINLRPELIEAVPVKLSLDALLEMPGAQVRETMRRLGSSTEECARLSAALSCLKSATESGEFKEDGGCWLSEPTRRDSGGLTTADHIPLLGGPLRPHSPSPLARQPATPSTPLAPLPHPRHVLSAAEAHVSHGYADSLTDPSPYYSSRPVRLHGHTSTPPITPPSKRRHRLKPPCTPPPPSRKVLHLLPNITLTRSKSHESQLGNRIEDTPTIKCRKKNKLFLNVQINGNGCEDTSSRSPLLNARTPGAVPAAVPATAPYTLPGTPTLLEEYGGLRKSHAILPQRLLCVFGKERKILDVSLFSVSSLRPTPHPHADSIAVHRNSPQAVRRDIGLAVTHRFSTKSWLSQTCQVCQKNMIFGVKCKHCRLKCHNKCTKEAPSCRISFLPITKIRRTESVPSDINNPVDRPSEAPQFGTLPKALTKKEHPPVLNQLDSSSNPSSTTSSTPSSPAPFQQSNPPSATPPPNPSPKGHRDNRFHFPAACYFQHRQQFIFPDVSSTSTLHPEPVPDPVETESSAQDAHDELAEHDDGEEEELDDDEEEEDPGMDEEDEEGEEGEEEEEGEEDEGRLDGGSEGEGEGDELDDLPSSRTGGGGGAGGGTHWKGPISRKASQTSVYLQEWDIPFEQLDLGELIGKGRWGRVHRGRWHGEVAVRLLEIDGNNQDHLKLFKKEVMNYRQTRHENVVLFMGACMAPPHLAIITSFCKGRTLYSVVRDTKNILDINKTRQIAQEIVKGMGYLHAKGIVHKDLKSKNVFHDTNKVVITDFGLFGISGVVQEGRRENELKLPHGWICYLAPEIVRKMSPGNSEDRLPFSDAADVYAFGTIWYELQARDWPITNQPVEATIWQVGSGEGINKVLAEISLGKEVTEILSACWSYDPRERPTFTQLADLLEKLPKLNRRLSHPGHFWKSAEYVS; translated from the exons ATGGACTGTGTGAATGGTAGAAGAGGAATGATGGTCGGAAGCGGTGAGAGGGATGGTGGTACTGGCGCAGCGATGGCCGCGCTACACCAGTGCGAACTCATCCAAAACATGATCGAAATCTCCATCTCCAGCCTGCGAGGGCTCCGGACCAAATGCGCGGCGTCCAACGATCTTACCCAGCAGGAAATACGCACTTTAGAG GTGAAGCTTATGAAGTACATCTGCAAGCAGCTGCACTGCAAGCTGAAGGTGCCGGAGGCTGACAGGCCACAGGCCCTGGACAGCTACCCACGACTGGGGGACTGGCTACGCATCATCAACCTGAGACCCGAGCTCATAGAG GCGGTCCCTGTGAAGTTGTCGTTGGATGCCTTACTGGAGATGCCCGGCGCCCAGGTGCGAGAGACCATGAGGAGGTTGGGCTCCAGTACAGAGGAGTGCGCCCGGCTCAGTGCTGCCCTCTCCTGCCTGAAGAGTGCCACTGAATCAG GAGAGTTTAAGGAGGATGGAGGGTGCTGGCTGTCTGAGCCCACCAGGCGGGACAGTGGTGGCCTGACCACAGCTGATCACATCCCCTTACTGGGCGGGCCCCTCCGgccacacagcccctcccctcttGCTCGACAACCGGCCACGCCCTCCACGCCTcttgcccccctcccccaccctcgcCACGTTCTCTCCGCCGCAGAGGCCCACGTCTCCCACGGTTACGCCGACAGCTTGACGGATCCCAGTCCCTACTATTCCTCCCGGCCCGTCCGTCTTCAtggccacacctccaccccgccCATCACCCCGCCTTCCAAGAGACGGCACCGCCTGAAGCCGCCCTGcactcccccacctccctcccgGAAAGTGCTCCACCTGCTGCCCAACATCACCCTCACACGTAGCAAGAGCCACGAGAGCCAGCTGGGCAATCGCATCGAGGACACGCCCACCATCAA gtgcagGAAGAAGAACAAGCTCTTCCTGAACGTCCAGATCAATGGTAACGGGTGTGAGGACACTTCGTCCCGTTCCCCACTGCTGAACGCCCGCACGCCCGGAGCTGTGCCCGCCGCTGTGCCCGCCACCGCCCCCTACACTCTCCCAGGGACCCCCACGCTGCTGGAGGAGTATGGAGGCCTGAGGA AGAGTCATGCAATACTCCCTCAAAGGCTGCTTTGTGTCTTTGGGAAGGAAAGAAAGATTCTGGACgtgtctctcttctctgtctcctccctccgccccacacctcacccacacGCAGATAGCATAGCTGTCCACCGCAACTCTCCCCAGGCTGTGAGGCGAGACATCGGCCTGGCCGTCACTCACAG GTTCTCCACCAAGTCCTGGCTCTCACAGACCTGTCAAGTATGCCAAAAGAACATGATCTTTGGAGTGAAGTGCAAACACTGCAG GTTAAAGTGTCATAATAAATGTACAAAAGAAGCTCCTTCCTGCAGAATATCATTCCTCCCAA TCACTAAAATAAGGAGGACTGAGTCCGTACCATCAGACATCAACAACCCGGTGGACCGGCCGTCCGAGGCACCACAGTTTGGCACTCTGCCAAAGGCATTAACCAAGAAG gaacaTCCACCTGTGCTGAATCAGCTGGACTCCAGCAGTAAcccatcctccaccacctcctccacaccctcctctcCTGCCCCCTTCCAACAGAGCAACCCCCCCAgtgccaccccaccccccaacccatcaCCCAAGGGTCACCGTGACAACCGCTTCCACTTCCCAG CTGCCTGCTACTTTCAGCATAGACAGCAGTTCATCTTTCCTG ATGTGTCCAGCACCAGCACTCTTCACCCAGAACCCGTCCCAGATCCAGT CGAGACCGAATCGTCAGCACAGGATGCGCATGATGAACTGGCAGAGCACGATGATGGGGAG GAGGAAGAGTTGGATgacgatgaggaagaggaagacccAGGCATGGATGAGGAGGAcgaagagggagaggagggagaagaggaagaggagggagaagaggatGAGGGCAGGCTGGACGGTGGCtcagagggagagggtgagggagatgaGCTGGACGACCTGCCTAGTTCACGTActgggggtgggggcggggccggaGGCGGGACCCACTGGAAGGGCCCGATCTCGCGCAAGGCCAGCCAGACCAGCGTGTACCTGCAGGAGTGGGACATCCCCTTCGAGCAGCTGGACCTGGGCGAGCTGATTGGTAAGGGGCGCTGGGGCAGGGTGCATCGCGGCCGCTGGCACGGGGAGGTGGCCGTCCGCTTGCTGGAGATCGACGGGAACAACCAGGACCACCTGAAGCTCTTCAAGAAGGAGGTGATGAACTACCGGCAGACCAGGCACGAGAACGTGGTGCTGTTCATGGGAGCCTGCATGGCACCTCCTCACCTAGCCATCATTACCAG TTTCTGTAAAGGCCGGACTTTGTATTCAGTTGTGAGAGATACAAAGAACATCTTGGACATCAACAAGACAAGACAGATTGCCCAAGAGATTGTGAAG GGAATGGGCTATTTGCACGCAAAGGGCATTGTGCACAAGGACCTGAAGTCTAAGAACGTCTTTCATGACACCAACAAAGTGGTGATAACAGACTTTGGCCTTTTTGGGATCTCTGGAGTTGTTCAGGAGGGAAG GCGGGAGAACGAACTGAAGCTTCCCCATGGTTGGATTTGCTATCTGGCTCCAGAGATTGTGCGTAAGATGAGTCCAGGCAACAGCGAGGACCGCCTGCCTTTCTCAGACGCCGCCGATGTCTACGCCTTTGG CACTATATGGTACGAGCTGCAGGCGCGGGACTGGCCAATCACCAACCAGCCAGTGGAAGCCACCATCTGGCAGGTGGGCAGCGGAGAGGGCATCAACAAGGTGCTAGCAGAGATCAGCCTTGGCAAGGAGGTCACG GAGATCCTGTCGGCCTGCTGGTCGTATGACCCACGCGAGCGACCCACCTTCACGCAGCTGGCTGACCTACTGGAGAAGCTGCCCAAGCTGAACCGTAGGCTGTCCCACCCGGGCCACTTCTGGAAGTCCGCAGAGTACGTATCCTAG